A single Candidatus Thalassolituus haligoni DNA region contains:
- the rplA gene encoding 50S ribosomal protein L1, which translates to MAKLTKRQKLIAEKVEAGKVYSFEDAVSVLSSLPAAKFRESLDVAVNLGIDARKSDQNVRSSTVLPNGTGKTMRVAVFTQGANAEAATAAGADEVGMEDLAAKIKGGDLAFDVVIASPDAMRVVGQLGQVLGPRGLMPNPKVGTVTPDVATAVKNAKAGQVRYRNDKNGIIHTTIGKVDFDADALKENLTVLLADLKKVKPTSAKGVYMKKVTISTTMGPGLVVDHSALDI; encoded by the coding sequence ATGGCCAAGCTGACCAAACGTCAAAAGCTGATTGCGGAAAAAGTAGAAGCTGGCAAGGTTTACTCTTTTGAAGATGCCGTGTCTGTACTGTCTTCACTGCCTGCTGCCAAGTTCCGTGAATCTCTAGATGTTGCTGTGAATCTCGGCATCGATGCCCGTAAATCAGATCAGAACGTGCGCAGCTCCACTGTACTGCCAAACGGTACTGGCAAGACCATGCGTGTTGCTGTATTCACCCAGGGTGCCAATGCGGAAGCCGCCACGGCTGCCGGTGCTGATGAAGTGGGTATGGAAGATCTGGCAGCAAAGATCAAAGGCGGCGACTTGGCCTTTGATGTTGTGATTGCTTCCCCGGATGCGATGCGTGTTGTTGGCCAGTTGGGTCAGGTTCTGGGCCCTCGTGGTCTGATGCCGAACCCGAAGGTTGGTACTGTAACACCCGATGTTGCCACTGCTGTGAAGAACGCCAAGGCTGGTCAGGTGCGTTACCGCAACGACAAGAACGGTATTATTCACACCACTATTGGCAAGGTCGATTTTGACGCCGACGCGTTGAAAGAAAACCTGACTGTGCTGCTGGCAGACCTGAAAAAGGTCAAGCCAACATCCGCCAAAGGTGTCTACATGAAGAAGGTAACCATCAGTACCACTATGGGTCCTGGTCTGGTTGTCGATCATTCTGCGCTGGACATCTAG
- the rplL gene encoding 50S ribosomal protein L7/L12 has protein sequence MSLTKEDIINAIADMSVMDVVELVSAMEEKFGVSAAAATAAPAAAEAAAEVQTEFDVILSAIGDKKVNVIKAVREITGLGLKEAKGLVDGAPSSIKEGVSKEDAEEAKAKLEAAGAIVEVK, from the coding sequence ATGTCTCTGACAAAAGAAGATATCATCAACGCTATCGCTGACATGTCTGTAATGGACGTTGTAGAACTGGTTTCTGCGATGGAAGAAAAGTTCGGTGTTTCCGCCGCTGCCGCGACTGCTGCTCCTGCTGCTGCTGAAGCTGCTGCCGAAGTTCAGACTGAATTCGACGTAATTCTGTCTGCCATTGGTGACAAGAAAGTGAACGTGATCAAGGCAGTTCGCGAAATCACCGGGCTGGGTCTGAAAGAAGCCAAAGGTCTGGTTGATGGTGCTCCTTCTTCCATTAAGGAAGGTGTATCGAAGGAAGATGCAGAAGAAGCAAAAGCCAAGCTGGAAGCAGCTGGCGCTATCGTAGAAGTTAAGTAA
- the nusG gene encoding transcription termination/antitermination protein NusG, translating into MAMRWYVVHAYSGYEKRVQGALLERIERLGMQDQFGDVLVPTEEVVEVRDGKKRKSQRRFYPGYVLVQMEMNDDTWHLVKQTDRVMGFIGGTADKPAPISPKEADAILRRVEEGVDRPTHKTIYEPGEVVRVTEGPFADFNGVVESVDYDKSRVQVAVTIFGRSTPVELEFTQIEKSV; encoded by the coding sequence ATGGCAATGCGTTGGTATGTGGTTCACGCCTACTCCGGTTATGAGAAGCGTGTGCAGGGTGCTTTGTTGGAACGTATCGAGCGCCTGGGAATGCAGGATCAGTTTGGGGACGTGTTGGTTCCTACTGAAGAAGTGGTTGAAGTCCGCGATGGCAAGAAGCGCAAGAGTCAGCGTCGCTTCTATCCTGGTTATGTCCTCGTGCAGATGGAAATGAATGATGATACCTGGCATCTGGTAAAACAGACTGACCGGGTGATGGGCTTTATTGGTGGTACGGCAGACAAGCCTGCGCCGATCTCCCCGAAAGAGGCAGACGCCATTTTGCGTCGTGTTGAAGAAGGTGTTGATCGTCCAACACACAAGACCATCTACGAGCCGGGTGAAGTGGTCCGTGTTACCGAAGGTCCCTTTGCAGACTTTAATGGTGTGGTCGAGAGTGTTGATTACGACAAGTCTCGCGTTCAGGTTGCTGTGACTATTTTTGGTCGTTCAACCCCGGTCGAGCTCGAATTTACGCAGATCGAAAAGTCGGTCTGA
- the rpoB gene encoding DNA-directed RNA polymerase subunit beta, with the protein MAYSYTEKKRIRKDFGKLPSVMDVPYLLAIQIDSYHKFLQEGSNAEDRIDIGLHAAFKSVFPIVSYSGNAALEYVSYRLGTPSFDEKECMLRGVTYAAPLRVKVRLIVYDKESSTKAIKDIKEQEVYMGEMPLMTDNGTFIVNGTERVIVSQLHRSPGVFFDHDKGKTHSSGKLLYNARVIPYRGSWLDFEFDPKDLVYVRIDRRRKLPASILLRALKFTTQEILETFYDNDNYRIVGGGLKLKLIPSRLRGETAAFDIMDNDGNVIVEGSRRITARHIRQLEKANVEELVVPTEYVLGKAVAKDVIDSRTGEVLATANAEITAEILAQIEASGIAEFETIYTNEIDCGPFISDTLRIDPTSNQLEALVEIYRMMRPGEPPTKESAEALFDNLFFSEERYDLSAVGRMKFNRRIGREEILGSGVLDNSDIVEVLRTLIDIRNGKGIVDDIDHLGNRRIRSVGEMAENQFRVGLVRVERAVRERLSMAESEGLMPQDLINAKPVAAAVKEFFGSSQLSQFMDQNNPLSEVTHKRRISALGPGGLTRERAGFEVRDVHATHYGRVCPIETPEGPNIGLINSLASYARTNEYGFLETPYRIVNDGVVTDEIIYVSAIEEADYVIAQASVPVDENGRLQGDLISVRHKNEFTIMSPDNVTLKDVSPQQVVSIAASLIPFLEHDDANRALMGSNMQRQAVPTLRAEKPLVGTGIERAVAADSGVCVVARRGGVIDSVDASRVVVKVNDDETVAGEAGVDIYNLTKYTRSNQNTCINQRPLVKAGDMVQRGDIMADGPSVDLGELALGQNFRIAFMPWNGYNFEDSIMLSERVAQEDRLTTIHIQELTCVARDTKLGAEEITSDIPNVGEAALGKLDESGIVYIGAEVKAGDILVGKVTPKGETQLTPEEKLLRAIFGEKASDVKDTSLRVKTGTTGTVIDVQVFTRDGVEKDDRAKSIERQQLDEIRKDLNEEMRIVKGATFERLTRALTGQAINVAPGLRKGDVLTEEYLSGLTVDDWFRIIPQDEELAATLEKAEQSLAERRQQLDDKFEDKKRKLQTGDDLAPGVLKIVKVYLAIKRKIQPGDKMAGRHGNKGVISTIKPIEDMPYDANGVTVDICLNPLGVPSRMNVGQIMEIHLGMAAKGLGDKIDRMLREQREVLKLRELLDEIYNAGDGRIEDLDSYSDAEILELANNLRGGVPMATPAFDGAKESEIKRMLELAGIPESGQVTLYDGRTGEAFDRQVTVGYMYMLKLNHLVDDKMHARSTGSYSLVTQQPLGGKAQFGGQRFGEMEVWALEAYGAAYTLQEMLTVKSDDVAGRTKMYKNIVDGDHRMEAGMPESFNVLVKEIRSLGIDIELENE; encoded by the coding sequence ATGGCTTACTCATATACTGAGAAAAAACGTATCCGTAAGGATTTCGGTAAACTACCGAGTGTCATGGATGTGCCATATTTGCTGGCCATTCAAATCGACTCATACCATAAGTTCCTGCAAGAAGGGAGCAACGCTGAAGACAGGATTGATATTGGTCTTCATGCGGCCTTTAAGTCTGTTTTCCCGATTGTCAGCTATTCCGGGAATGCTGCTCTGGAGTACGTGAGCTATCGCCTGGGTACGCCGAGTTTTGACGAAAAAGAATGTATGCTGCGTGGCGTTACCTACGCTGCGCCATTACGGGTCAAAGTACGCCTGATCGTTTACGATAAGGAATCTTCGACCAAAGCAATCAAGGACATCAAGGAACAGGAAGTCTACATGGGCGAAATGCCCCTGATGACTGATAACGGAACCTTTATTGTCAACGGTACTGAGCGTGTCATCGTGTCTCAGTTACACCGTTCTCCTGGTGTGTTCTTCGACCACGACAAGGGTAAAACCCATTCATCCGGCAAGTTGCTGTATAACGCTCGCGTGATTCCTTACCGCGGCTCATGGCTGGATTTTGAGTTTGATCCGAAGGACCTGGTTTACGTACGTATTGACCGTCGTCGTAAACTGCCAGCGTCCATTTTGTTACGGGCTCTGAAGTTTACTACACAAGAAATTCTCGAAACTTTCTACGATAACGACAACTACCGTATTGTTGGTGGTGGATTGAAGCTGAAGCTGATCCCATCCCGTCTGCGTGGTGAAACCGCAGCCTTCGATATCATGGATAACGATGGCAATGTCATTGTTGAAGGCAGTCGTCGTATTACCGCTCGTCACATTCGCCAGCTGGAAAAGGCCAATGTGGAAGAGTTGGTGGTGCCAACAGAATACGTATTGGGTAAAGCGGTCGCCAAGGACGTCATTGATAGCCGTACTGGCGAAGTATTGGCTACGGCCAACGCCGAAATTACGGCGGAAATATTGGCGCAGATAGAAGCTTCCGGCATCGCCGAGTTTGAAACTATCTACACCAACGAAATTGATTGTGGTCCGTTCATCTCCGACACTCTGCGTATCGACCCGACCAGCAATCAGCTGGAAGCTCTGGTCGAGATTTACCGCATGATGCGTCCTGGCGAGCCGCCAACAAAAGAAAGTGCAGAGGCGCTGTTCGACAATTTGTTCTTCAGCGAAGAGCGTTACGACCTGTCCGCAGTGGGTCGCATGAAGTTTAACCGTCGTATCGGTCGTGAAGAAATACTCGGTTCCGGTGTGCTGGATAACAGCGACATCGTTGAAGTGCTGAGAACCCTGATCGATATTCGTAACGGTAAAGGCATTGTCGACGACATTGACCACCTGGGTAACCGTCGTATTCGTTCTGTGGGCGAGATGGCTGAAAACCAGTTCCGTGTCGGCTTGGTACGGGTAGAGCGTGCGGTGCGTGAACGTCTGTCGATGGCAGAATCTGAAGGCTTGATGCCGCAGGATCTGATCAACGCCAAGCCGGTTGCTGCGGCAGTGAAGGAATTTTTCGGTTCCTCCCAGCTGTCCCAGTTTATGGATCAGAACAACCCGCTGTCAGAAGTGACGCACAAGCGCCGTATTTCCGCCCTGGGGCCAGGTGGTCTGACCCGTGAACGTGCAGGCTTCGAGGTGCGTGACGTACACGCCACCCACTACGGTCGTGTTTGTCCTATTGAAACACCTGAAGGTCCGAACATTGGTCTGATCAACTCGCTGGCTTCCTATGCCCGTACCAACGAATACGGTTTTCTGGAAACGCCTTATCGTATCGTCAATGACGGTGTGGTAACCGACGAGATCATCTATGTGTCGGCGATTGAAGAAGCGGATTATGTTATTGCCCAGGCATCTGTGCCTGTGGATGAAAATGGCCGCTTGCAGGGTGATCTGATTTCGGTTCGTCACAAGAACGAATTCACCATCATGTCGCCCGATAACGTGACGCTGAAAGACGTATCACCTCAACAGGTAGTATCAATCGCTGCATCGCTGATTCCATTCCTGGAGCACGATGATGCTAACCGGGCCTTGATGGGTTCCAACATGCAGCGGCAGGCGGTTCCTACCTTGCGCGCTGAAAAGCCGCTGGTTGGTACCGGTATTGAGCGCGCGGTTGCGGCTGACTCTGGTGTCTGTGTGGTTGCCAGACGCGGCGGTGTGATCGATTCGGTTGACGCATCACGAGTCGTGGTCAAAGTGAATGATGACGAGACCGTGGCCGGTGAGGCCGGTGTTGATATCTATAATCTGACCAAATACACCCGTTCGAACCAGAACACCTGCATCAACCAGCGTCCGTTGGTAAAAGCGGGTGATATGGTACAGCGTGGCGATATCATGGCCGATGGTCCTTCCGTTGACCTGGGTGAGCTGGCGTTGGGGCAGAATTTCCGTATCGCCTTTATGCCATGGAATGGTTACAACTTCGAAGACTCGATCATGCTGTCTGAGCGTGTCGCTCAGGAAGATCGTCTGACGACGATTCACATTCAGGAATTGACCTGCGTTGCCCGTGACACCAAGCTGGGTGCGGAAGAAATTACTTCCGACATTCCTAACGTCGGTGAAGCGGCACTGGGCAAGCTGGATGAATCCGGTATCGTTTATATCGGTGCTGAAGTCAAAGCCGGTGATATTCTGGTAGGCAAGGTAACACCGAAAGGTGAAACCCAGCTGACGCCAGAAGAAAAGCTGCTGCGTGCGATCTTCGGTGAGAAGGCGTCTGATGTTAAAGACACCTCCCTGCGCGTTAAAACCGGTACCACGGGTACGGTTATTGACGTTCAGGTGTTTACTCGTGATGGTGTTGAAAAAGACGATCGTGCCAAATCGATTGAACGTCAGCAGCTGGATGAGATTCGCAAGGATCTGAACGAAGAGATGCGCATCGTCAAGGGCGCAACCTTCGAACGTCTGACCCGTGCGCTGACTGGCCAGGCAATTAATGTGGCTCCAGGTTTGCGCAAAGGTGACGTCCTGACAGAAGAATACTTGTCAGGTCTGACTGTGGATGACTGGTTCCGCATCATTCCCCAGGATGAAGAGCTGGCTGCTACGCTGGAAAAAGCCGAGCAGTCTCTGGCTGAGCGTCGACAGCAACTGGATGACAAGTTCGAAGACAAGAAACGCAAGCTACAAACTGGCGACGATCTGGCTCCGGGTGTACTGAAAATCGTCAAGGTCTATCTGGCGATCAAACGTAAGATCCAGCCGGGTGACAAGATGGCGGGTCGCCACGGTAACAAGGGTGTTATTTCAACCATCAAGCCGATTGAAGATATGCCCTACGATGCCAACGGTGTGACCGTTGATATCTGTCTGAACCCATTGGGTGTGCCGTCGCGAATGAACGTCGGTCAGATCATGGAAATCCACCTTGGTATGGCTGCCAAGGGACTGGGTGACAAGATCGACCGGATGCTGCGCGAGCAGCGTGAAGTGTTGAAATTGCGTGAATTGCTGGATGAAATTTACAATGCGGGCGACGGTCGTATTGAAGACCTCGACAGCTACAGCGATGCCGAGATTCTTGAACTGGCCAATAACTTGCGTGGTGGTGTGCCGATGGCGACCCCTGCATTTGACGGCGCCAAAGAATCTGAAATCAAGCGTATGCTGGAGTTGGCTGGTATACCGGAGTCTGGTCAGGTGACCTTGTATGATGGCCGTACCGGCGAAGCATTTGATCGCCAGGTGACGGTTGGCTACATGTACATGCTGAAACTGAACCACCTGGTTGATGACAAGATGCACGCGCGTTCTACCGGCTCCTACAGTCTGGTTACCCAACAGCCGTTGGGTGGTAAGGCTCAGTTTGGTGGTCAGCGCTTTGGTGAGATGGAAGTGTGGGCACTGGAAGCATACGGTGCTGCTTATACCCTGCAGGAAATGCTTACCGTCAAGTCCGATGACGTGGCAGGCCGTACCAAGATGTACAAGAACATCGTGGATGGCGACCACCGGATGGAAGCAGGTATGCCGGAGTCCTTTAACGTACTGGTTAAAGAGATCCGTTCCCTGGGTATCGACATCGAACTGGAAAACGAATAA
- the rplJ gene encoding 50S ribosomal protein L10, with translation MALGLEDKKAIVAEVQEAAQGALSAVVADSRGVTVGAMTALRKEAREAGVWMKIVRNTLARRAIEGTQYECLTETLVGPSLIAFSSEHPGAAARIFKDFAKKNDKFEIKGGAFEGNVVSVDMLATLPTYNEAIAKLMSVMKEAAAGKLVRTIDAIRDQKEQEAA, from the coding sequence GTGGCCTTAGGACTCGAAGATAAGAAGGCGATTGTCGCCGAGGTCCAGGAAGCAGCTCAAGGTGCTCTGTCTGCCGTTGTCGCGGATTCTCGCGGCGTTACTGTAGGCGCCATGACCGCTCTGCGTAAAGAAGCGCGTGAAGCCGGTGTCTGGATGAAAATTGTCCGTAACACCTTGGCTCGTCGTGCTATCGAAGGTACCCAATACGAGTGTCTCACCGAGACGCTGGTAGGTCCTAGTCTGATTGCATTCTCTAGCGAACATCCAGGTGCGGCTGCCCGTATCTTCAAGGATTTCGCCAAGAAGAATGACAAGTTCGAGATTAAGGGTGGTGCATTCGAAGGTAACGTAGTTTCCGTTGATATGCTGGCAACACTGCCAACTTACAACGAAGCAATTGCGAAGCTGATGAGCGTCATGAAAGAAGCTGCCGCAGGCAAATTGGTTCGTACCATTGATGCTATCCGCGACCAGAAAGAACAAGAAGCTGCCTGA
- the rpoC gene encoding DNA-directed RNA polymerase subunit beta' produces MKDLVNFLRSQNNADEFDAIRIGLASPDMIRSWSFGEVKKPETINYRTFKPERDGLFCARIFGPIKDFECLCGKYKRLKHRGVICEKCGVEVTQAKVRRERMGHIELASPVAHIWFLKSLPSRIGLMLDMTLRDIERILYYESFVVTEPGMTTLDLGQLLNDEQYYEAIEEFGDEFEAKMGAEAIQALLGHIDLPEEVQRLREEIPATNSETKIKKLSKRLKILEAFHFSGNDPKWMIMSVLPVLPPDLRPLVPLDGGRFATSDLNDLYRRVINRNNRLKRLLELNAPDIIVRNEKRMLQEAVDALLDNGRRGRAITGSNKRPLKSLADMIKGKQGRFRQNLLGKRVDYSGRSVITVGPQLRLHQCGLPKKMALELFKPFIFSKLEHRGLATTIKAAKKMVERETPEVWDILADVIREHPVMLNRAPTLHRLGIQAFEPQLIEGKAIQLHPLVCAAYNADFDGDQMAVHVPLTIEAQLEARALMMATNNVLSPANGEPIIVPSQDVVLGLYWMTRDRINAKGEGMVLADLDEVTRAYQSGAAHLQARVKVRITETVIDEDGFSETNTKVVDTTIGRALLFRIVPKGLAFELVNQPMKKKAISRLINTAYRRVGLKDTVIFADQVMYTGFEYATRSGSSIGVNDFEIPAAKAEIVANADAEVKEIESQFASGLVTHGEKYNKVIDIWSRANELVAKAMMENLGTEKVIDRDGNEVDQESFNSVYMMADSGARGSPAQIRQLAGMRGLMAKPDGSIIETPIVANFREGLNVLQYFTSTHGARKGLADTALKTANSGYLTRRLVDVAQDLVVTEQDCGTKEGLIMTPLIEGGDVVVALGDRILGRVIAEDVYKPNQPGELVIPAGTLVDEKWVKTIEAEGIDEVLVRSAITCESRSGICSKCYGRDLGRGHQVNVGEAVGVIAAQSIGEPGTQLTMRTFHIGGAASRSSAADSVQVKNKGTLRLHNLKTVARENGDLVAVSRSGSIAIADVNGRERELYKLPYGAVISSKDGAEVEAGQKVASWDPHTHPIVTEVTGRIEFVGMDEGITINRQTDELTGLSNIEVIDPKDRPAAGKDIRPMVKLVDTTSGNDIFLPGTNVPAQYMLPPNALVNHENGTVVAVGDIIARIPQETSGNKDITGGLPRVADLFEARKPKEPAILAEISGTVSFGKETKGKKRLVITPKDGGEPYEELIHKWRHLNVFEGENVEKGEIVSDGPLNPHDILRLKSVGDLAMYITNEVQEVYRLQGVGIDDKHIEVIVRQMLRKVLIHDANDTTFIPGDQVEFSSFLEENERIDTSGKIPAKGERVLLGITKASLATESFISAASFQETTRVLTEGAVTGKVDSLRGLKENVVVGRLIPAGTGLAYHAERKRKRTVRDNERQRSMPEVLSVSAEDMEAKLSEAFSDK; encoded by the coding sequence ATGAAAGACTTAGTCAATTTTCTGCGTAGCCAGAACAATGCTGACGAGTTCGATGCCATTCGAATTGGCCTTGCCTCGCCAGACATGATCCGCTCCTGGTCCTTCGGTGAAGTCAAAAAGCCGGAGACCATCAACTACCGTACCTTCAAGCCAGAGCGTGATGGCCTGTTCTGTGCCCGTATCTTTGGCCCGATCAAAGATTTCGAGTGCCTGTGCGGTAAGTACAAGCGTCTGAAGCACCGTGGTGTGATCTGTGAAAAGTGTGGCGTAGAAGTCACACAGGCCAAGGTGCGTCGTGAACGCATGGGCCACATCGAGCTGGCTTCTCCGGTTGCACACATCTGGTTCCTGAAGTCACTGCCTTCCCGCATCGGTCTGATGCTGGATATGACGCTGCGTGATATCGAACGGATTCTGTATTACGAATCCTTTGTTGTTACCGAGCCAGGTATGACCACGCTGGATCTGGGTCAGCTGCTGAACGATGAGCAGTATTACGAAGCCATCGAAGAATTTGGTGATGAATTTGAAGCCAAGATGGGTGCTGAAGCAATTCAGGCACTGTTGGGTCATATTGACCTGCCTGAAGAAGTTCAGCGTCTGCGCGAAGAAATTCCGGCGACTAACTCGGAAACCAAGATCAAGAAGCTGTCCAAACGTCTGAAGATTCTTGAGGCCTTCCACTTCTCCGGTAACGATCCGAAGTGGATGATCATGTCGGTGCTGCCAGTACTGCCACCGGATCTGCGTCCATTGGTACCGCTGGATGGTGGCCGTTTTGCCACCTCCGACCTGAACGATCTGTATCGTCGCGTTATTAACCGTAACAACCGTCTCAAGCGCCTGCTGGAGCTGAATGCTCCTGACATCATTGTGCGCAACGAAAAGCGCATGTTGCAGGAAGCGGTGGATGCGTTGCTGGATAACGGCCGTCGTGGTCGTGCGATTACCGGCTCCAACAAGCGTCCGCTGAAGTCCCTGGCCGATATGATCAAGGGTAAGCAGGGGCGTTTCCGTCAGAACCTGCTGGGCAAACGGGTTGATTATTCCGGTCGTTCGGTGATTACCGTGGGTCCGCAGCTGCGTCTGCACCAGTGTGGTCTGCCGAAGAAAATGGCGCTGGAACTGTTCAAGCCGTTTATCTTCTCCAAACTGGAACACCGTGGTTTGGCAACAACCATTAAAGCTGCCAAGAAAATGGTTGAGCGCGAAACACCGGAAGTGTGGGATATCCTCGCTGACGTGATTCGTGAACACCCGGTGATGCTGAACCGTGCACCAACCCTGCACCGTTTGGGCATCCAGGCGTTCGAACCACAGCTGATTGAAGGCAAGGCGATTCAGTTGCACCCGTTGGTGTGTGCCGCGTACAACGCTGACTTCGACGGTGACCAGATGGCCGTTCACGTGCCGCTGACCATTGAAGCCCAGCTCGAAGCCCGCGCTCTGATGATGGCGACCAACAACGTATTGTCGCCAGCCAACGGTGAGCCAATCATTGTACCGTCTCAGGACGTGGTACTGGGCTTGTACTGGATGACCCGTGATCGTATCAACGCCAAGGGCGAAGGTATGGTGTTGGCCGATCTGGACGAAGTGACCCGTGCCTATCAAAGTGGTGCCGCTCACCTGCAGGCTCGCGTCAAGGTGCGTATCACCGAAACCGTGATCGATGAAGATGGTTTCAGCGAAACCAATACCAAGGTGGTTGATACCACTATTGGTCGTGCTTTGCTGTTCCGTATCGTGCCAAAAGGCTTGGCGTTTGAGCTGGTTAACCAGCCGATGAAGAAAAAGGCGATTTCCCGTCTGATTAACACGGCTTACCGTCGTGTTGGTTTGAAAGATACCGTTATCTTTGCCGACCAGGTGATGTATACCGGTTTCGAATACGCCACCCGTTCCGGTTCCTCAATTGGTGTTAACGATTTCGAAATTCCGGCTGCCAAGGCCGAAATTGTTGCCAACGCCGATGCGGAAGTAAAAGAGATCGAAAGCCAGTTCGCCTCCGGTCTGGTAACTCACGGCGAAAAATACAACAAGGTTATCGACATCTGGTCCCGCGCCAACGAACTGGTGGCCAAGGCGATGATGGAAAACCTGGGTACAGAAAAGGTCATTGACCGCGACGGTAACGAAGTGGATCAGGAATCTTTCAACTCGGTTTACATGATGGCCGACTCCGGTGCTCGTGGTAGCCCGGCACAGATTCGTCAGTTGGCGGGTATGCGTGGTCTGATGGCCAAGCCAGACGGTTCTATCATTGAAACGCCAATTGTGGCGAACTTCCGTGAAGGTCTGAACGTACTGCAGTACTTTACCTCGACGCACGGTGCTCGTAAGGGTCTGGCCGATACGGCATTGAAGACCGCCAACTCCGGTTACCTGACACGTCGTCTGGTTGACGTGGCGCAGGATCTGGTCGTCACCGAGCAGGATTGTGGCACCAAAGAAGGCCTGATCATGACGCCGCTGATTGAAGGTGGCGACGTGGTTGTGGCATTGGGTGACCGTATTCTGGGTCGTGTCATTGCCGAAGATGTTTACAAGCCGAATCAGCCAGGCGAGCTGGTTATTCCAGCGGGTACTCTGGTTGATGAAAAATGGGTTAAAACCATTGAGGCCGAAGGTATCGACGAAGTGTTGGTGCGTTCTGCCATTACCTGTGAGTCTCGCTCCGGTATCTGTTCCAAGTGTTACGGTCGTGACCTTGGTCGTGGTCATCAGGTGAATGTCGGTGAAGCGGTGGGTGTTATCGCGGCTCAATCGATTGGTGAGCCTGGTACCCAGTTGACCATGCGTACCTTCCACATTGGTGGTGCGGCATCGCGTTCCTCTGCGGCGGACAGTGTCCAGGTCAAGAACAAGGGTACCTTGCGGCTGCATAACCTCAAGACGGTTGCGCGTGAGAACGGTGATCTGGTGGCCGTATCCCGCTCTGGCTCGATTGCCATTGCCGATGTGAACGGTCGTGAGCGTGAGCTTTACAAACTGCCTTATGGTGCGGTAATCAGCTCAAAAGATGGTGCTGAAGTCGAAGCCGGGCAGAAAGTTGCCAGCTGGGATCCTCACACTCACCCGATCGTGACGGAAGTGACGGGGCGGATTGAATTCGTTGGTATGGATGAAGGCATTACCATCAATCGTCAGACCGACGAATTGACGGGCTTGTCCAATATCGAAGTGATTGATCCGAAAGATCGTCCGGCAGCGGGTAAAGATATCCGTCCAATGGTGAAACTGGTGGATACCACGTCAGGTAACGATATTTTCCTGCCTGGCACGAATGTTCCTGCCCAGTACATGCTGCCGCCTAATGCGCTGGTTAACCATGAAAATGGTACCGTGGTTGCTGTTGGTGACATTATTGCCCGTATTCCTCAGGAAACATCGGGTAACAAGGACATCACCGGTGGTCTGCCACGGGTTGCTGACTTGTTTGAAGCACGTAAGCCGAAAGAGCCTGCGATTCTGGCGGAAATCTCCGGTACCGTCAGCTTCGGTAAGGAAACCAAAGGCAAGAAGCGTCTGGTGATTACACCGAAAGATGGTGGTGAGCCGTATGAAGAGCTGATTCACAAATGGCGTCACCTGAACGTATTCGAAGGTGAAAACGTCGAAAAGGGTGAGATCGTTTCTGATGGCCCGTTAAATCCGCATGATATCCTGCGCCTCAAAAGCGTTGGCGATCTGGCCATGTACATCACCAACGAAGTGCAGGAAGTGTATCGCCTGCAAGGCGTTGGTATCGACGACAAGCACATTGAAGTGATTGTGCGTCAGATGCTGCGTAAGGTTCTGATCCATGATGCCAACGATACGACGTTTATTCCGGGTGATCAGGTAGAGTTTTCTTCCTTCCTCGAAGAAAACGAACGCATCGATACATCCGGTAAGATCCCGGCCAAGGGTGAGCGTGTGCTGCTGGGTATTACCAAAGCGTCGCTGGCGACGGAATCCTTTATCTCTGCGGCTTCCTTCCAGGAAACCACACGAGTGCTGACTGAAGGGGCTGTTACCGGCAAGGTGGATAGTCTGCGCGGTCTGAAGGAAAACGTGGTGGTGGGTCGTCTGATCCCGGCAGGTACCGGTCTGGCGTATCACGCCGAGCGCAAGCGTAAGCGCACCGTTCGTGATAACGAACGTCAGCGTTCAATGCCTGAAGTTCTGAGTGTGTCCGCAGAAGACATGGAAGCCAAGTTGAGCGAAGCGTTCAGTGACAAATAA
- the rplK gene encoding 50S ribosomal protein L11, with the protein MAKKVEGYIKLQVAAGKANPSPPVGPALGQKGLNIMEFCKAFNAQTSSMEPGAPVPVIITAYSDRSFTFELKTPPASFLLKKAAGITSGSPRPNTQKVGTVNRAQLEEIATTKMADLTAADMDAAVRTIAGSARAMGLNVEGVE; encoded by the coding sequence ATGGCTAAGAAAGTAGAGGGCTATATCAAGTTGCAGGTTGCAGCTGGTAAAGCAAACCCAAGTCCGCCGGTTGGTCCGGCGCTGGGTCAGAAAGGTTTGAACATTATGGAATTCTGTAAGGCATTTAATGCCCAGACTTCCAGTATGGAACCTGGTGCGCCGGTACCGGTCATTATCACTGCCTACAGTGATCGTTCCTTTACCTTTGAACTGAAGACGCCTCCTGCGTCCTTCTTGCTGAAAAAAGCGGCTGGTATTACCAGTGGTTCGCCGCGTCCGAATACCCAAAAAGTGGGTACGGTCAATCGCGCTCAGCTGGAAGAAATTGCTACCACCAAAATGGCTGACCTGACGGCAGCTGATATGGATGCGGCAGTTCGTACAATTGCTGGTTCTGCCCGTGCGATGGGTTTGAATGTAGAGGGAGTTGAGTAA